The Geotoga petraea genomic sequence TATTTTTTATGCCGGGCCAGCAAAAAAACCAGATAACCTTGTTATTGGAGCTATTGGTCCCACAACAAGCAGTAGAATGGATAATTACTTGGAAATAATGTATAAGCTTGGTATAAAGGCAACAATAGGGAAAGGTAATAGAAGTAGTATAGTTGATTTATTAAACAAAAAATACAATAAATACTATTTTGTTTGCCCTTCTGGAGCTGCAGCAACATTGGCACAAAAAGTATTTTCTTATGAAGTCATTGCCTTTCCAGAACTTGGACCAGAAGCTATTCAAAAAATTGTTGTTGTTGATTTCCCGCTGATGGTTGCCATAGATAACTTAGGAAATAATTTTTATAACCTTTAAATAAAAAGGCCAAAGATTAAATCTTTGGCCTTTTATTTATTATAACTGTTTTAAAACTTCTTTTAAAAATTCCCACATTCTTTTTATTGATGAAATACTTATATGTTCATCTGGTGTGTGAACATCAAACATGTTAGGTCCAAATGAGATCATATCAACATCCTTTAACTTTTCGGATAAAAGCCCACATTCTAATCCAGCGTGAATAGCAGTAATTTTTGGTTCTTTACCAAATTTTTCTTTATAAACTTTTTTAAAAACTTCTCTTATCTTTGATTCTGGTTTATATTGCCATGCGGGATAAGGTGCACTTGTTATTATCTCAGCTCCAACCATTTCTGCAACTAGCCTTGCTATTTGATGAACTTGTTGTTTTTTTGATTCT encodes the following:
- a CDS encoding FumA C-terminus/TtdB family hydratase beta subunit, with the translated sequence MKHNLSVGDFFEYSGELIIMRDAAHNKIKQLFDDNSSLPIDFKDKIIFYAGPAKKPDNLVIGAIGPTTSSRMDNYLEIMYKLGIKATIGKGNRSSIVDLLNKKYNKYYFVCPSGAAATLAQKVFSYEVIAFPELGPEAIQKIVVVDFPLMVAIDNLGNNFYNL